In a genomic window of Micromonospora cremea:
- a CDS encoding GNAT family N-acetyltransferase translates to MPTPTLRTDRLLLEPYQPADAEDFVALLADPEVGRFMGDGPLTVADATDLFERVFSRVYADDLFDVWAVRRDGRYVGHAEIKRTDDVEGHELVYALAQPAWGGGLGTELATALVRYGFDRLDLTRVYATVADANHASLGLLAKLGFVHQQDVTEDDGSVTRVLALDRDTVPA, encoded by the coding sequence ATGCCCACCCCCACCCTGCGTACCGACCGCCTGCTGCTGGAGCCCTACCAACCGGCCGACGCCGAGGATTTCGTCGCGCTGCTCGCCGACCCCGAGGTGGGCCGGTTCATGGGCGACGGGCCGTTGACCGTGGCGGACGCCACCGACCTGTTCGAGCGGGTGTTCAGCCGGGTCTACGCCGACGACCTCTTCGACGTGTGGGCGGTCCGCCGGGACGGTCGCTACGTCGGGCACGCCGAGATCAAGAGGACGGACGACGTCGAGGGTCACGAGCTGGTCTACGCCCTGGCCCAGCCGGCGTGGGGTGGCGGCCTGGGCACCGAGCTGGCCACCGCACTGGTCCGCTACGGCTTCGACCGTCTCGACCTGACCCGGGTGTACGCCACGGTCGCCGACGCCAACCATGCGTCGCTCGGGCTGCTGGCCAAGCTGGGCTTCGTCCACCAGCAGGACGTGACCGAGGACGACGGCAGCGTCACCCGGGTCCTCGCGCTGGACCGGGACACCGTCCCGGCCTGA
- a CDS encoding glucose 1-dehydrogenase, which yields MTQLFSVEGKTVLVTGGSRGIGLMIAQGFVRAGAHVIISSRKADVCEAVAKELSAEGRCEAIPADLSADAGAESLAAAVQERFPRLDVLVNNAGATWGAPLENYPEAAFDKLWAVNVKAVFRLTTALLPALRAAASADDPARVINIGSIDGIRVPWLEVYAYSATKAAVHMLTRSLAHQLAGEQITVNAIAPGPFESKMMAFALNDPTSRASIEQQVPLGRIGRPEDMAGTAIYLSSRAGAYLTGAVIPVDGGITTHG from the coding sequence ATGACGCAGTTGTTCTCGGTCGAAGGCAAGACGGTCCTGGTCACCGGCGGGTCGCGGGGGATCGGTCTGATGATCGCCCAGGGCTTCGTCCGGGCCGGCGCGCACGTGATCATCTCGTCCCGCAAGGCGGACGTCTGCGAGGCGGTCGCCAAGGAACTCTCCGCCGAGGGGCGCTGCGAGGCGATTCCGGCCGACCTGAGCGCCGACGCCGGGGCCGAGTCGCTGGCCGCCGCCGTCCAGGAGCGCTTCCCCCGCCTCGACGTGCTGGTCAACAATGCCGGCGCGACCTGGGGCGCTCCGCTGGAGAACTACCCGGAGGCCGCGTTCGACAAGCTCTGGGCGGTCAACGTCAAGGCCGTCTTCCGGCTGACCACCGCGCTGCTGCCGGCGCTGCGCGCTGCTGCCAGCGCCGACGACCCGGCCCGCGTGATCAACATCGGGTCGATCGACGGCATCCGGGTGCCCTGGCTTGAGGTGTACGCGTACTCGGCCACCAAGGCGGCCGTGCACATGCTCACCCGCAGCCTGGCCCACCAACTGGCCGGCGAGCAGATCACCGTCAACGCGATCGCGCCCGGCCCGTTCGAGAGCAAGATGATGGCGTTCGCGCTGAACGACCCGACGAGCCGGGCCAGCATCGAGCAGCAGGTGCCGCTGGGCCGCATCGGGCGTCCGGAGGACATGGCCGGCACGGCCATCTACCTCTCCTCCCGCGCCGGCGCGTACCTCACCGGCGCGGTCATCCCGGTTGACGGCGGCATCACCACGCACGGCTGA
- a CDS encoding RrF2 family transcriptional regulator, whose amino-acid sequence MQISARGDYAVRAALSLATAYPSLRSTQAIAAEQDMPRKFLEAVLADLRRAGIVRAQRGAEGGYTLARPPREVTVGAVLRAVEGPLAGVRGLRPEETRYEGAAENLPGLWVAVRAAVRRVVDEVSLAEIVSGRLPAHVRKLTALPDAWEPR is encoded by the coding sequence GTGCAGATCTCCGCGCGCGGCGACTACGCGGTACGGGCGGCGCTGAGCCTCGCCACCGCCTACCCCTCGCTGCGGTCCACCCAGGCCATCGCCGCGGAGCAGGACATGCCCCGCAAGTTCCTGGAGGCGGTCCTGGCCGATCTGCGCCGTGCCGGCATCGTCCGCGCCCAGCGCGGCGCCGAGGGTGGCTACACGCTCGCCCGCCCACCGCGCGAGGTGACCGTCGGCGCGGTGCTGCGCGCGGTGGAGGGTCCGCTGGCCGGGGTACGTGGCCTGCGCCCGGAGGAGACCCGGTACGAGGGCGCGGCGGAGAACCTGCCCGGCCTCTGGGTGGCGGTACGCGCCGCGGTCCGCCGGGTGGTCGACGAGGTGAGCCTCGCCGAGATCGTCAGCGGTCGGCTGCCGGCCCATGTCCGCAAGCTCACCGCTCTGCCCGACGCCTGGGAGCCCCGCTGA
- a CDS encoding DUF4236 domain-containing protein: MGLMFRKRKKYGPIILNFTENGFSSWSIKIGRWSWNSKARAHRVDLPGPLSWKQDKSRS, encoded by the coding sequence ATGGGCCTCATGTTTCGCAAGCGCAAGAAGTATGGTCCGATCATCCTGAACTTCACCGAGAACGGCTTCTCCTCGTGGAGCATCAAGATCGGGCGCTGGTCCTGGAACTCCAAGGCCAGGGCGCACCGGGTCGACCTGCCGGGTCCGCTGTCCTGGAAGCAGGACAAGTCCCGGTCGTAG
- a CDS encoding helix-turn-helix transcriptional regulator — protein MVSTGPLPAATIGTAPPVPDEIATFALADLARDRGWRRPVFVERELLILTTRGHGDAELDFHRLPCRPGTLLRVRAGQVLRCAGPQFDATVVGWDSEALRGLDVDPDAAPTWRQLAGEDEDAVISEVSQLAVDCQRHRDTPAGRALLRHQLAVLLLRLALPGGDRAAGRPEVETFHRFCREVEHGYQHTRRVEDYAAALGCSVRTLTRACLAVTGRSAKQVIDERVALQAGRLLAATDEPIARIGRELGFSEPTNFGRFFTREVGLSPGAFRAARDQPAAARVVRPRAPAETTNANAGRFRPGTPGEPANGGHAARPG, from the coding sequence ATGGTCTCCACCGGTCCCCTTCCTGCGGCAACGATCGGAACGGCACCACCCGTCCCCGACGAGATCGCCACGTTCGCGCTGGCCGACCTGGCCCGCGACCGGGGCTGGCGCCGTCCGGTGTTCGTCGAGCGGGAGCTGCTGATCCTCACCACCCGTGGGCACGGCGACGCCGAGCTGGATTTCCACCGGCTGCCGTGCCGGCCCGGCACGCTGCTGCGCGTCCGCGCCGGCCAGGTGCTGCGCTGCGCCGGCCCGCAGTTCGACGCCACCGTGGTCGGCTGGGATTCCGAGGCGTTGCGCGGTCTCGACGTCGACCCGGATGCGGCGCCGACCTGGCGGCAGCTGGCCGGCGAGGACGAGGACGCCGTGATCAGCGAGGTGAGCCAGCTGGCGGTGGACTGCCAGCGGCATCGCGACACCCCCGCCGGCCGCGCCCTGCTCCGCCACCAGCTCGCCGTGCTGCTGCTGCGGCTGGCCCTGCCCGGCGGCGACCGGGCGGCGGGCCGGCCCGAGGTGGAGACGTTCCACCGGTTCTGCCGCGAGGTGGAGCACGGCTACCAGCACACCCGGCGGGTGGAGGACTACGCCGCCGCCCTCGGCTGCTCGGTCCGGACCCTGACGCGGGCCTGCCTGGCCGTCACCGGGCGCAGCGCCAAGCAGGTCATCGACGAGCGGGTCGCATTGCAGGCCGGTCGGCTGCTCGCCGCGACCGACGAGCCGATCGCCCGGATCGGCCGGGAGCTGGGCTTCTCCGAACCCACCAACTTCGGCCGCTTCTTCACCCGCGAGGTCGGGCTCAGCCCCGGCGCGTTCCGGGCCGCCCGGGACCAGCCGGCCGCCGCCCGGGTGGTGCGGCCCCGCGCACCGGCCGAGACGACGAACGCCAATGCTGGCCGGTTCCGCCCCGGCACCCCTGGCGAGCCGGCCAACGGCGGTCACGCCGCCCGCCCCGGGTAG
- a CDS encoding TIGR02611 family protein, whose product MDPAAASGPPNVAVRTAEKRGYAVPMEQPERPGRPGSDPSRPGAGAAGRSGGGGADNAAGDGAGRAGGVLVVADPPRRPRWRERVSTTLDLIRANPTGRIALKIFIAIAGALVVTIGIALIPLPGPGWLLVIAGLGIWAVEYHWARRLLGFTRRHVHGWTNWARRQSLPVRIALGSVGLVFVAVVVWLSLKYSLGIDVVAAVMKYLATH is encoded by the coding sequence GTGGATCCGGCAGCGGCGTCCGGTCCGCCGAACGTCGCGGTCCGAACAGCCGAAAAGCGGGGGTACGCAGTGCCAATGGAGCAGCCCGAGCGGCCCGGTCGGCCGGGCTCCGACCCCAGCCGTCCCGGTGCCGGAGCAGCGGGCCGGTCTGGCGGCGGTGGTGCGGACAACGCCGCCGGGGACGGAGCCGGTCGTGCCGGTGGCGTCCTCGTGGTGGCGGACCCGCCGCGGCGCCCTCGCTGGCGGGAGCGGGTCTCCACCACCCTCGACCTGATCCGGGCCAACCCCACCGGCCGGATCGCCCTCAAGATCTTCATCGCGATCGCCGGGGCGCTGGTCGTGACCATCGGCATCGCCCTCATCCCGCTACCCGGGCCGGGCTGGCTGCTGGTCATCGCCGGGCTGGGCATCTGGGCCGTCGAATACCACTGGGCCCGCCGGTTGCTCGGCTTCACCCGCCGTCACGTGCACGGCTGGACGAACTGGGCGAGGCGGCAGTCACTGCCGGTACGGATCGCGCTCGGCTCCGTCGGCCTGGTCTTCGTGGCTGTGGTGGTGTGGCTGTCACTCAAGTACAGCCTCGGCATCGACGTGGTGGCCGCGGTGATGAAGTACCTCGCGACGCACTGA
- a CDS encoding SsgA family sporulation/cell division regulator, with protein MSVIRPTTVEVETSLRLVAPDATALPVRASLRYDPADPYAVHVLFHAESAGGEAVSWSFARELLVTGLDEPAGIGDVRVWPWATPRGDFVALALSSPDGNALFEVPRSVLVRFLRRTYVVVPRGREAEHLDVDTAVNRLLAGR; from the coding sequence ATGAGTGTCATTCGACCGACGACCGTAGAGGTCGAGACGTCGCTAAGGCTCGTCGCACCTGACGCCACCGCATTGCCGGTGCGTGCCAGTTTGCGTTACGACCCTGCTGACCCGTATGCGGTCCATGTCCTGTTCCATGCCGAATCGGCCGGCGGCGAGGCGGTGAGCTGGTCCTTCGCTCGCGAACTGCTCGTCACCGGCCTCGACGAGCCAGCCGGCATCGGCGATGTGCGGGTCTGGCCCTGGGCCACTCCGCGCGGCGACTTCGTCGCGCTGGCCCTATCGTCACCGGACGGCAACGCCCTCTTCGAGGTGCCGCGCAGTGTCCTGGTGCGTTTCCTTCGACGGACCTACGTCGTCGTCCCGCGCGGTCGCGAGGCCGAGCACCTGGACGTCGACACGGCGGTGAACCGGCTGCTCGCCGGTCGCTGA